One window from the genome of Amycolatopsis sp. NBC_01480 encodes:
- a CDS encoding histone-like nucleoid-structuring protein Lsr2 encodes MARNTAVRVLDDLTGGPAAQTVGFGLDGVEYEIDLTSANAAALRKILGRYADAARRVGGRKQRPRFVPGAKKPAAGAGKAGASAKVPGGRSAGKTAAKPVAKQAAKPVAGKRATKAEPASRKAAAVKTATAKTTRTKKAAPAKAAPAPKAAPAKAATAKRSAAKATPATTSATKAAAAKRAPAKSAAKTAAPKTAAAKAAPAPKAVPAKTAAKPRRAVAKVPAVKFSATE; translated from the coding sequence ATGGCCAGGAACACTGCTGTCCGCGTTCTGGACGACCTGACCGGCGGCCCGGCGGCCCAGACCGTCGGATTCGGCCTCGACGGCGTCGAATACGAGATCGACCTGACTTCCGCGAACGCGGCCGCGCTGCGCAAGATCCTCGGCCGGTACGCGGACGCGGCCCGTCGCGTCGGCGGGCGGAAGCAGCGGCCGCGTTTCGTGCCGGGGGCGAAGAAGCCTGCTGCTGGGGCAGGGAAAGCGGGCGCTTCGGCGAAGGTGCCGGGCGGCCGGTCGGCTGGCAAGACGGCGGCCAAGCCAGTCGCCAAGCAGGCGGCGAAGCCGGTTGCGGGTAAGCGCGCGACGAAGGCGGAGCCCGCCTCGCGTAAGGCGGCCGCGGTGAAGACCGCGACTGCGAAGACCACCCGCACGAAGAAGGCCGCCCCGGCAAAGGCAGCCCCGGCGCCGAAGGCTGCTCCAGCGAAGGCGGCAACGGCGAAGCGTTCGGCCGCGAAGGCAACTCCGGCAACGACTTCGGCAACGAAGGCGGCTGCGGCGAAGAGGGCTCCGGCCAAGTCAGCCGCGAAGACCGCAGCGCCGAAGACAGCCGCGGCGAAGGCAGCCCCGGCACCGAAGGCGGTCCCGGCGAAGACGGCAGCAAAGCCTCGTCGCGCGGTGGCGAAGGTTCCGGCGGTCAAGTTCTCCGCAACCGAGTGA